A window of the Henckelia pumila isolate YLH828 chromosome 3, ASM3356847v2, whole genome shotgun sequence genome harbors these coding sequences:
- the LOC140890794 gene encoding uncharacterized protein produces MDCHCISSPFRPPRLLSLVQHSLNARRKCRNMCAASNSETMVKSSEISSKKEEEYGDLKSWMHTNGLPPCKVVLKDRPSHDSMHVPIHFVAASEDLREGDVAFSVPNSLVVTLERVLGNETIAELLTTNKLSELACLALYLMYEKKQGKKSFWYPYIRELDRQRGRGQLAVESPLLWSEVELDYLTGSPTKAEVLERAEGIKREYNELDTVWFMAGSLFQQYPYDIPTEAFTFEIFKQAFVAVQSCVVHLQKVSLARRFALVPLGPPSLSYRSNCKAMLTAVDEAVQLVVDRSYRSGEPIVVWCGPQPNSKLLINYGFVDEDNSCDRMVIEASLNTEDPQYQDKRLAAQRNGKLSVQKFLVSVGREREAVMDMLPYLRLGYVSDPSDMQSVLSSRGPICSVSPCMEYAVLDQLAEYFIKRLAGYPTTLKEDETLLADSNLNSKRRVATQLVRLEKKILKACLEATVDLINQLPNHPVSPCPAAYALTLK; encoded by the exons ATGGATTGTCACTGTATTTCATCTCCATTCCGACCCCCGCGTCTTCTCTCACTGGTTCAACATTCGCTTAATGCACGCCGAAAGTGCAGGAACATGTGCGCGGCTTCGAATTCGGAGACAATGGTAAAATCGAGCGAAATTAGCAGCAAAAAAGAGGAAGAATACGGAGATTTAAAGTCTTGGATGCATACCAACGGACTTCCTCCTTGCAAAGTTGTTCTTAAAGATAGACCTTCTCATGATTCGATGCATGTGCCCATTCACTTCGTAGCTGCCAGTGAAGATCTTCGG GAAGGTGATGTCGCATTTTCGGTACCTAATTCATTGGTGGTAACACTTGAGAGGGTTCTCGGGAACGAGACTATTG CTGAGCTTTTAACCACAAACAAGTTATCAGAATTAGCATGTTTGGCGCTTTATCTCATGTATGAAAAGAAGCAAGGTAAAAAATCTTTCTGGTATCCCTATATCAGAGAACTTGATCGTCAGAGAGGCAGGGGGCAGTTGGCAGTGGAATCCCCACTTTTGTGGTCAGAGGTTGAATTAGATTACTTAACAGGAAGCCCTACGAAG GCTGAAGTCCTGGAGCGGGCTGAAGGAATCAAGAGAGAGTACAATGAGCTCGACACTGTCTGGTTCATGGCTGGATCATTATTTCAA CAATATCCATATGATATTCCCACAGAGGCTTTCACTTTTGAGATATTCAAACAAGCCTTTGTTGCAGTTCAATCCTGTGTAGTGCATTTGCAG AAAGTCAGTTTGGCCAGGAGATTTGCATTGGTTCCCCTTGGACCACCATCATTATCATATAGAAGCAACTGCAAGGCGATGTTAACTGCTGTTGATGAGGCTGTGCAACTTGTTGTTGATCGTTCCTATAGATCAGGGGAACCTATTGTTGTCTG GTGTGGACCACAGCCTAATTCAAAATTACTCATAAACTATGGTTTTGTGGATGAAGATAATTCTTGTGATCGTATGGTGATTGAG GCGTCTTTAAATACTGAGGATCCTCAATATCAGGACAAAAGATTGGCTGCTCAGAGAAATGGAAAGCTATCAGTACAAAAATTTCTG GTGTCTGTAGGAAGGGAAAGAGAGGCAGTCATGGACATGCTTCCTTATTTGCGACTGGGATATGTTTCTGATCCCTCGGATATGCAATCAGTTCTGTCTTCTCGAGGGCCAATATGTTCA GTGAGTCCCTGTATGGAGTATGCAGTTTTGGACCAACTAGCTGAGTATTTTATAAAAAGGCTTGCTGGTTATCCTACTACACTTAAGGAAGACGAGACATTG CTTGCAGATAGCAATTTGAATTCAAAACGACGAGTAGCTACACAACTTGTCAGGTTGGAGAAGAAAATATTAAAGGCATGTTTGGAGGCAACAGTAGACCTGATAAACCAACTACCTAATCACCCTGTATCTCCATGCCCCGCTGCTTACGCCCTGACTCTGAAATG A